From the genome of Candidatus Promineifilum breve, one region includes:
- a CDS encoding nitroreductase family protein, translating into MDFFDLIHHHRSIRKYRPDPVPDDILWQALAAGPRASSSGNMQSYSIIVTRDRALREQLYEPHMAQDMVLDAPVLLTFCADFRRMRHWLRLSDAPDNFDNLMSFLIGAIDATLASQNVALAAEALGLGICYMGSTLANCDQIGRLLALPPGVVPVVGFSLGWPAEDPAPRDRLPLDGLVHFETYHDYSDADIAAIYAERERKGWQRYMGFPELRALIEEAGVTNLAQVYTTVKYTRESHLAFSATVRDYLRQQDFENSG; encoded by the coding sequence ATGGACTTCTTCGACCTCATTCACCACCACCGCTCTATTCGCAAATACCGGCCCGACCCCGTGCCCGACGACATCCTCTGGCAGGCGCTGGCCGCCGGGCCGCGGGCGTCGTCGTCGGGCAATATGCAGAGCTATTCGATCATCGTCACCCGCGACCGGGCGCTGCGCGAGCAACTCTATGAGCCGCACATGGCGCAGGACATGGTGCTCGACGCGCCGGTGCTGCTGACCTTCTGCGCCGACTTCCGCCGCATGCGCCACTGGCTGCGCCTGAGCGACGCGCCCGACAACTTCGACAATCTGATGAGCTTTCTCATCGGGGCCATCGACGCCACGCTGGCCTCGCAGAACGTGGCCCTGGCGGCCGAGGCGCTGGGGCTGGGCATTTGCTACATGGGCAGCACCCTGGCGAACTGCGACCAGATCGGCCGCCTGCTGGCCCTGCCGCCGGGGGTCGTGCCCGTGGTCGGCTTCTCGCTGGGCTGGCCGGCCGAAGACCCCGCCCCGCGCGACCGCCTGCCACTGGACGGCCTCGTCCATTTTGAGACCTACCACGACTACAGCGATGCCGACATCGCCGCCATCTACGCCGAGCGCGAGCGCAAGGGCTGGCAGCGCTACATGGGCTTCCCCGAACTGCGGGCGCTCATCGAGGAAGCGGGCGTCACCAACCTGGCCCAGGTCTACACCACGGTCAAATATACGCGCGAGTCCCACCTGGCCTTCTCGGCCACGGTGCGCGACTACCTCCGCCAACAGGACTTTGAAAATAGTGGATAG
- a CDS encoding S8 family serine peptidase, translating into MTQRKATRLFLFTIALAALAFQLPVGGAPLAPSEGSAAPRLESHVLVKLATPDAAGPGGRRLEHIFGAWYRLFPLPGEKVGDLLAPTGLAAADDGGAILALEPDFAAYPDAAPPDATSPNAASPNDPLYPRQWHMPQVGLEQAWAATTGAGVVLAVLDTGVSMLGEDSPCDPLVAEYDVFSNSSAPGAAQDQYNHGSHVAGTAAGCADNGVGVVGVAPAAGVMAVQVLNDSGSGSDSAVAEGIVWAADHGARVINMSLGTPCNAPWPNCSAAILNDAIAYAAAADVVIVASAGNSNSQFAGRPGNHPEIIAVSAMRYDGARASYSNYGTAIDLAAPGGQTALDQNNDGFPDGVLQETFNRTTDVWGYYYFQGTSMAAPHVAGAAALLRACVPEADRHAVRAALETFALDMGAPGFDTTYGHGFLRIDDALAGLAAAYGRDPAANCAPTGQPPPCYSVSATADGPGTVTVTVTPPDCDPDGAEPFDLSAYHFGSSLTFSATPDPGYIFSGWSGDLSGTTTPLSRLVTHDLAVVGTFAEAPPPPVEPVVLLSLRADGGGFADEDVVRDDPDAGPALLFDGSAHGLAAEDVDALARLGNGTLLLSTDDAVKNLPGIGAVKVDDSDVVAYDPATGQYSWYFDGSDVGLTTSAEDVDAIALLPDGRLLISTTGNVSVPGVAAADEDVLAFNGTLGSATTSGSWSLYLDGSDLSAGLGDVDGLAFAPGGGLLGVVYLSADATVTLGGQTMVPGDVFSCAPTSLGANTVCPAISPFYAAASNGLAGADVDGVEVE; encoded by the coding sequence ATGACCCAGCGAAAGGCCACGCGCCTGTTCCTCTTCACCATCGCGCTCGCCGCGCTGGCCTTTCAGCTGCCGGTCGGCGGCGCTCCCCTCGCCCCATCCGAGGGGAGCGCCGCCCCACGGCTGGAGAGCCACGTGCTGGTGAAGCTGGCGACGCCCGACGCGGCCGGGCCGGGCGGCCGCCGGCTGGAGCACATCTTCGGCGCTTGGTATCGCCTCTTCCCGCTGCCGGGCGAGAAGGTCGGCGACCTGCTGGCCCCGACCGGCCTGGCCGCGGCCGACGACGGCGGGGCGATTCTGGCCCTGGAGCCGGACTTCGCCGCCTACCCCGACGCCGCGCCGCCCGACGCCACGTCGCCCAACGCCGCGTCGCCCAACGACCCGCTCTACCCCCGCCAATGGCACATGCCGCAGGTGGGGCTGGAGCAAGCCTGGGCAGCGACCACCGGCGCAGGCGTCGTGCTGGCCGTGCTCGATACGGGCGTGTCCATGCTGGGCGAGGACAGCCCCTGCGACCCGCTGGTGGCCGAATACGACGTTTTCAGCAACAGCAGCGCCCCCGGCGCGGCCCAGGATCAGTATAACCACGGCAGCCACGTGGCCGGCACGGCCGCCGGCTGCGCCGATAACGGTGTCGGCGTCGTCGGCGTGGCCCCCGCGGCCGGCGTCATGGCCGTCCAGGTGCTCAACGACAGCGGCAGCGGCTCCGATTCGGCCGTGGCCGAGGGCATCGTCTGGGCCGCCGACCACGGCGCGCGGGTCATCAATATGTCGCTGGGCACGCCCTGCAACGCCCCCTGGCCCAATTGCAGCGCCGCCATCCTCAACGACGCCATCGCCTATGCCGCCGCGGCCGATGTGGTCATCGTGGCCTCGGCCGGCAACAGCAACTCCCAGTTCGCCGGCCGGCCGGGCAACCACCCCGAAATCATCGCCGTGTCGGCCATGCGCTACGATGGGGCGCGGGCGTCCTATAGCAACTACGGCACGGCCATCGATCTGGCCGCCCCCGGCGGGCAGACCGCGCTCGATCAGAACAACGACGGCTTCCCCGACGGCGTGCTCCAGGAGACGTTTAACCGCACGACCGACGTGTGGGGCTACTACTACTTCCAGGGCACGAGCATGGCCGCGCCCCACGTGGCCGGGGCGGCGGCGCTGCTGCGGGCCTGCGTGCCCGAGGCCGACCGCCACGCCGTGCGCGCCGCGCTGGAGACCTTCGCGCTCGACATGGGCGCGCCGGGCTTCGATACGACCTACGGCCACGGCTTTCTGCGCATCGATGACGCGCTGGCCGGGCTGGCCGCCGCCTATGGCCGCGACCCGGCGGCCAATTGCGCCCCCACCGGCCAGCCGCCGCCCTGCTACTCCGTCAGCGCCACGGCCGACGGGCCGGGCACGGTCACGGTGACGGTGACGCCGCCCGATTGCGACCCCGACGGCGCAGAACCGTTTGACCTGTCGGCCTACCACTTCGGCAGCAGCCTGACTTTCAGCGCCACGCCCGACCCGGGCTATATCTTCAGCGGCTGGAGCGGCGACCTGAGCGGCACGACGACGCCCCTGTCGCGGCTGGTGACCCATGACCTGGCCGTGGTCGGCACGTTCGCCGAGGCGCCGCCGCCGCCGGTAGAGCCGGTGGTGCTGCTGAGCCTGCGGGCCGACGGCGGTGGGTTCGCCGACGAGGACGTGGTGCGCGACGACCCGGACGCGGGGCCGGCGCTGCTGTTCGACGGCTCAGCCCACGGGCTGGCGGCCGAGGACGTGGACGCGCTGGCCCGGCTGGGCAACGGCACGCTGCTGCTGAGCACCGATGACGCGGTGAAGAATCTGCCCGGCATCGGCGCGGTGAAGGTCGATGACAGCGACGTGGTGGCCTATGACCCGGCCACCGGCCAGTATAGCTGGTACTTCGACGGCTCCGACGTGGGCCTGACCACGAGCGCCGAGGACGTGGACGCCATCGCCCTGTTGCCCGACGGCCGGCTGCTGATCTCGACCACGGGCAACGTCAGCGTGCCCGGCGTGGCCGCGGCCGATGAGGACGTGCTGGCCTTCAACGGCACGCTCGGCTCGGCCACCACCAGCGGGTCGTGGTCGCTCTATCTGGATGGCAGCGATCTGTCGGCCGGGCTGGGTGACGTGGACGGTTTAGCTTTTGCGCCGGGCGGGGGCCTGCTGGGCGTGGTCTATCTGTCGGCCGACGCGACGGTGACGCTGGGCGGCCAGACGATGGTTCCCGGCGACGTGTTCAGTTGCGCCCCGACCAGCCTGGGGGCCAACACCGTCTGCCCCGCCATCAGCCCCTTCTATGCCGCGGCGAGCAATGGGTTGGCGGGGGCGGATGTGGATGGGGTTGAGGTAGAGTAG
- a CDS encoding AfsR/SARP family transcriptional regulator, with protein MTILHIKLFGGFHVRDVAAAADVKVTPNLQHLLAYLLLFRHRAYARDVLMELFWGDHDEAHARACLNTALWRLRGLLEPPGRVEKGHFLLTTAAGEVSFNAGGGCLIDVAEFERLVAPPLRRPAAALRAADAEQLEAGLALYGGDLLEGVYADWALRERERFREMYLTALYHLMNYYAAQSSFGDALRCGRLILLSDPLREHIHRDLMRLYAANGQRSQAIQQYHTCAEVLRAELGLAPMRETQLLYQQLLLEGDDGRAAAGPAAAAGPGAAAGPGADNVDQAVQELFTLFGAVQQQFNHVLQLLDHARR; from the coding sequence ATGACCATCCTCCACATCAAACTGTTTGGCGGCTTCCACGTGCGCGACGTGGCCGCGGCGGCCGACGTCAAGGTGACGCCCAACCTGCAACACCTGCTGGCCTACCTGTTGCTGTTTCGCCACCGCGCCTATGCGCGCGACGTGCTCATGGAGCTGTTCTGGGGCGACCACGACGAGGCCCACGCCCGCGCCTGCCTCAACACCGCCCTGTGGCGACTGCGCGGCCTGCTGGAACCGCCCGGCCGGGTCGAGAAGGGGCACTTTCTGCTCACCACGGCCGCCGGCGAGGTCAGCTTCAACGCCGGCGGCGGCTGCCTGATCGACGTGGCCGAGTTCGAGCGGCTGGTGGCCCCGCCCCTGCGCCGGCCCGCCGCGGCCCTGCGGGCGGCCGACGCCGAGCAACTGGAGGCCGGGCTGGCCCTCTATGGCGGCGACCTGCTGGAGGGCGTCTATGCCGATTGGGCCTTGCGCGAGCGCGAGCGCTTCCGCGAGATGTACCTGACCGCGCTCTACCACCTGATGAATTATTACGCCGCCCAGAGCAGCTTCGGCGACGCGCTGCGCTGCGGCCGGCTCATCCTGCTCAGCGACCCGCTGCGCGAGCACATCCACCGCGACCTGATGCGCCTCTACGCCGCGAACGGCCAACGCAGCCAGGCCATCCAGCAGTACCACACCTGCGCCGAGGTGTTGCGGGCCGAGCTGGGGCTGGCCCCCATGCGCGAGACGCAACTCCTCTACCAACAACTGCTGCTGGAGGGTGACGACGGCCGCGCCGCCGCCGGCCCCGCCGCCGCCGCCGGCCCCGGCGCCGCCGCCGGCCCCGGCGCCGACAACGTAGACCAGGCCGTGCAGGAGCTGTTCACCCTGTTCGGGGCCGTCCAGCAGCAATTCAACCACGTCCTGCAACTCCTCGACCACGCCCGCCGGTAG